The segment TGACGCCGCCTCTTGCCGCCAGCCTGATACAGCTCGGCCAACTTCATAAGCGATCTGTTTGGCTTCTATTTCATCAAGTTCAAAGTAGGCCGCGACACTGTATGCCAATGGGAGTGAGGCGGTACCGTCGTCCAGATCAATATTGGTGGACAGGATTCGGGGTTTGAGGTCCGTGGGTACGGGATTCAAGTCATAAGCGGGAGATAATCGCCATCCATTGGTTCCCTCGTACAAGAAACCATGATTTCTCAGATGATCGTCAGTATTCGAAATCAGTATGCTGAAGACTACTCTTCTCCACAGAGCATGCATATCAGCGACAGGGGCCGCGCCGTATTGCCGTAATGCATCGACCATCTCCAGGTAACTTCGACGGTCATTGTCGCGGGCGTCCAGCATGCTCATCGCTGAAAGAAAAGGAATCCTGCTATTCGTAGCTCGATCGAATCGTCTCAGTAATATAACGGGGACTTCCCCCACATTCTCAATTCTCCAGTCGGGTACTACCAAACCTGCCTTACGTGCCAATCCCAAGGCGACCGCTTCCCATCGTACGATATCAATTTCATCATCCTGTTGGGCAAACTTGGCAATCAATAGATGGCCGTCGTGATCTCGAACAGACGCCTTCGGCCTCGCTCCCCCGAGAGACGATCCCGGGGCCAGCAATAGTCGTAATTCCTCAGCGGTGTCGCTCTCATCTGCCATCTTGTCTGCGGCGGATAGTAATCGAGGCAGTTCCACCAGAGGCGGAATGCGCATTCCACCCGCTTCAGCCAGATAAGGACCTTCTTCCGATGTTGAGAAACGCAGTGCCCCCTGCCGAGCTTCATCATCGACTCTCAACAGGAAATCAATCTCTCTTAAAGTCCGGGGCGTCTCTCCTCCCTGCAGTGCCCGTTGGCGTTCTGCCCGTCGCATCAATGTTCTTCCCCACCGATCGGGTGCGGAGTCACCGATTGCTCCAAAGATGGCTTTATTGCCCGCTGTGTGAAACGGACCAGGCCCCAAGCTCAGGGCTGGTTCCAAGGCGAAGCGTTCCTCATGCGACAACCAGTTGCCATCGTATTCAAAACTGGCACTCTCGCGAGCCCCACGTGAGCGAGTCCAGAGTCTCCCAACTAGAATCGGTGAGTCCGCAAGGTCGACGTAAACAAAAACTTCCGTGTCCATAGCCTACTCCGGTCGCTTCCGTTTTGATCGAATTCGCTGGGGCAATCGCTCTTCCTCCAAGGCTAGCCCAATGTCATCATCGCGCACGTCGACAAGCTGCGCTATCCGGTCCGTCATCCCGAGAACAAACAGGACGGTAGCATAGGTGCCCATGGCAACGCTCGGTTCCCCTTTTTCTACCCGATTGAGTGTCATACGACTGATGGAAGCGCGCTGGGCCATGATCGCTACAGGGATACGCCGTCGACGTCGAGCAGAGGCAATATCTTGTCCCAATTTTCGCATAGCTCGCTGCACGGGTAGCGGCAGCTTCGAAGGGTTAGCTTTCATAGTACGTCTCGTATCTAGAGCACAAAGCAATTATACGTCTATTATATTAGACCATAAATACGTTTGTTGCCTACCAATTTCGGAAAGATTTCAACAACGGCAGCGTTTGTGGTCCATAACCGGTTGTCTTTTAGAGACTTGTGAGCAAATCCTTTTCCCATACTGCGAAGAATTCCCTCAAGGCTAAGTCCGCTGAAATAGTAACATTGGCCATAGTGAGGATGGAGTTAGGCAATCTTGGTGATCAAAAATCGGTAGGCGGAGGCGTTTGGGAACGTCGCCTCAATTTTGAGAAGGGTTACCGCATTTACTATGCAAAGGATGGAGAGGATCTGGTTCTGCTTTTATGTGGTGGCCCCAAATCTCGTCAACATTCGGATATCGAAGAGGCCAAACGATACTGGAAGGACTTCAAGCAGCGTAAGGCGAAGATGAAGGCTGCAGAGAAAGCCAAGCTGAATACGCAATTAAAGAAGAAATCCAAGAGGAACAAATAATGGCATTAACGCGAGATTTTAAAGAAACCGTGAAAGATCGCGCCGACCGTGATCCAGAGTTTCGCAAAGAGCTGCTGACTGAAGCATTAGAAGCGATCGTTTGCGGGTATGTAGATGAGGCGAAACTCCTCCTCCGGGATTACATCAATGCCACAGTTGGCTTTGAAACCGTTGGCAAGGCTGTTGCCAAGGACCCGAAGAGTGTCATGCGAATGCTGAGTAGTCGTGGAAATCCAAATGTCGAGAATTTATTCAGCATCTCTCGGTTCCTGCAAAAGAAAGCAGGAATGCAGTTTAAAGTGGTACCTTCCAAGCTGAACGATGTTAAAAAGCGAAAGCTTACCCGCTAACAGACAAGGCATATTCTGTGTAGCTTTAGCAATGAGTACTTCAAAATCCCGTTCGATATCAGGCGATGGCAGTGACGCCTGGTTATGGGTGCGGCGTTATCGCGATTATAGTCAACTCTTTAGAATCGGGACCGTAGCACCAAAAGACGCGATACGCACCGGGTGTCTTATTTTGTACGTATGCCTCAAAAACTTTTTTCTTTTTGTCGAATGGATTCTCAATCGAATCGTATTCGTGTGTATTCAACCCTGGATGCCGTGGGTTGGTCCTGAGCAGAGCGAGTGTTTTCGCAACTTGTTTGAATAGCCCCTCGTCTTGAGACGACTTCTTGATATTTTTCTTCTCCCGCGCGGTCCTGCGAGTCTTGGCATTCGCCTTCAATCGATCGTACTGATCCTTCGCGGTGACCGTCCATTTCACATTGTGCATCTGCCTGCATACCTATCACAAAAGCAAAATCTCAAAAAGTCGATTGCCTGTGCTTCTTCTGAAACATTGAGACACTACTCCTCAATGTCGTCCAGCCAATCCAAGTCGCCATCAACGTCAGGACTTGCCACTGCGAAGTTACCGCTGCGTGCATCATCCAATCCTTTCCGAACTAAACCGAGCGCCGTTTGGTTGTGGTATAACCAAGCTTCGTCAGCTGGAATCAGAACCATGGGCCTGATAGTGATGCAGGTTGGATCGGAATCGTCTATGACTACAGTTTGTCCGGCAAATTTTGCACCAAGTGTAACTCGCCCTTTGGTGTCCAAAGTCTTTGTGGCCATTTTCTGCTCCTCGAGAGAAAGTTCAATTAACTGATGCAATAATACGCCATGATGGGATACTGGCCAAGTGGGATATACCCACTTTTGTGTCGTCAAAACAATGGAAACATCTTTAGGAAATGTAAGTTCCTGTTACGAAAAGCCTTGTGACTGAGAGAACACCAGCCTTTTCCACTGAAAATCAGCTAAAGATGTGGTTTTGCGACAAACAACAGAGCAAAAGTCATTTTATTAAGTGTTACCTGAAATGTTACCTAAACGCGAAATAAACACGCTATACAGGCCGAAAGCCGGTTTTCGAAAATGCGACCTGTATAGCGTTTAAAGGGTTATGTGATACTCAGGCGAGGCTGAATTGAGGTCAGCCGTGTATTGCTAATCCAGTG is part of the Polystyrenella longa genome and harbors:
- a CDS encoding type II toxin-antitoxin system RelE/ParE family toxin, with protein sequence MSKSFSHTAKNSLKAKSAEIVTLAIVRMELGNLGDQKSVGGGVWERRLNFEKGYRIYYAKDGEDLVLLLCGGPKSRQHSDIEEAKRYWKDFKQRKAKMKAAEKAKLNTQLKKKSKRNK
- a CDS encoding helix-turn-helix domain-containing transcriptional regulator — its product is MALTRDFKETVKDRADRDPEFRKELLTEALEAIVCGYVDEAKLLLRDYINATVGFETVGKAVAKDPKSVMRMLSSRGNPNVENLFSISRFLQKKAGMQFKVVPSKLNDVKKRKLTR
- a CDS encoding division/cell wall cluster transcriptional repressor MraZ; this translates as MATKTLDTKGRVTLGAKFAGQTVVIDDSDPTCITIRPMVLIPADEAWLYHNQTALGLVRKGLDDARSGNFAVASPDVDGDLDWLDDIEE
- a CDS encoding type II toxin-antitoxin system HipA family toxin; the protein is MDTEVFVYVDLADSPILVGRLWTRSRGARESASFEYDGNWLSHEERFALEPALSLGPGPFHTAGNKAIFGAIGDSAPDRWGRTLMRRAERQRALQGGETPRTLREIDFLLRVDDEARQGALRFSTSEEGPYLAEAGGMRIPPLVELPRLLSAADKMADESDTAEELRLLLAPGSSLGGARPKASVRDHDGHLLIAKFAQQDDEIDIVRWEAVALGLARKAGLVVPDWRIENVGEVPVILLRRFDRATNSRIPFLSAMSMLDARDNDRRSYLEMVDALRQYGAAPVADMHALWRRVVFSILISNTDDHLRNHGFLYEGTNGWRLSPAYDLNPVPTDLKPRILSTNIDLDDGTASLPLAYSVAAYFELDEIEAKQIAYEVGRAVSGWRQEAASVGIPKSQIKRMESAFEHDDLRFALEDK